The following proteins are encoded in a genomic region of Diadema setosum chromosome 10, eeDiaSeto1, whole genome shotgun sequence:
- the LOC140234106 gene encoding uncharacterized protein, with protein MAWKSKSVLAIWLLLLVQGIMLCIVTAEKPSLSCLNDHEDIYLSKASTCLGCFSVSCYRDDFIFEDENMTIVTCVNECEKRGFLYAGLAYGHMCSCGVLKCNETGRVPVQSCGMPCRGNLAMFCGGFYYFSVYSVNDNSTTDETSEEYQSVTDNGTAALTSEENPSAQDGISTTEISWNNSRDLTTEIESPIDLTLTSTSSASLELTTYLHESEKPISSVNKNIDKPSVIALTVAVVVLFVLLLLFVTRYEWLRGRGSLSNSVSRGKAVGAESVDVHMATHDTYQALHTAPKLSAKTETNESPESSVPSAKVSTPYRQPAAIVDPASFFQNAEQEYEEMQFVSAVDPGCPESESKAYGTCLPDVGHTYSTTWPQLERNEITYQNCRRDIVL; from the exons ATGGCGTGGAAGTCAAAAAGTGTGTTGGCAATTTGGCTACTTCTGCTTGTTCAAGGCATCATGTTATGCATCGTAACAGCAGAGAAGCCTTCACTTTCGTGCCTCAATGATCATGAAGACATCTATCTGTCAAAAG CTTCAACTTGTCTTGGCTGCTTCAGCGTAAGTTGCTATCGGGACGATTTTATCTTCGAGGATGAGAACATGACGATTGTAACCTGTGTCAACGAATGTGAGAAAAGAGGATTCCTGTACGCTGGGCTAGCTTATGGTCATATGTGTAGCTGCGGCGTATTGAAATGCAACGAAACAGGGAGAGTACCAGTCCAATCTTGTGGCATGCCATGCCGAGGAAATCTCGCCATGTTTTGTGGTGGTTTCTATTACTTCTCCGTTTATAGCG TTAATGACAATAGCACGACAGACGAGACCTCTGAAGAATACCAATCAG TCACTGATAATGGCACAGCAGCGTTGACATCAGAGGAAAACCCATCAG CTCAAGATGGTATATCAACAACGGAAATCTCTTGGAATAATTCGCGAG ATCTGACGACAGAAATCGAATCACCAATTGACCTGACCCTAACTTCAACTTCTTCAGCAAGCTTAGAGCTGACAACATATCTTCATGAATCAGAAAAGCCCATCAGTAGTGTCAACAAGAACATTGACAAGCCATCTGTGATCGCACTTACCGTTGCTGTGGTAGTGCTGTTCGTCCTGCTTCTGCTGTTCGTGACGAGATATGAGTGGCTAAGGGGCAGGGGAAGTTTGAGTAACTCAGTCAGTAGAGGCAAGGCAGTGGGTGCGGAGAGCGTTGATGTCCATATGGCTACCCATGATACATATCAGGCCCTCCACACAGCGCCCAAACTGTCCGCGAAAACGGAAACAAACGAGAGCCCGGAGAGTTCAGTGCCATCCGCGAAGGTATCTACGCCCTACCGGCAACCTGCGGCAATCGTCGATCCCGCTTCATTCTTCCAGAACGCCGAGCAAGAATACGAAGAAATGCAATTTGTGTCTGCGGTTGACCCGGGGTGCCCGGAGTCGGAGTCCAAAGCCTACGGCACCTGCTTACCCGATGTTGGCCACACTTATTCCACCACCTGGCCTCAACTGGAACGCAATGAAATCACCTATCAGAACTGCCGTCGTGACATAGTGTTGTAG